A DNA window from Roseovarius sp. Pro17 contains the following coding sequences:
- a CDS encoding CbtA family protein, which yields MFSKFLTSALFAGAVAGLIAGLLQLAFVQPVLLHAELYERGELLHFGADPVTAHPVLPGFDAVRDGLSVIFTMLTYTGYGLLLLAMMSVAEGRGAQIDGRMGMIWGIAGFVTFHLAPAFTLAPEVPGVAAAEVGARQVWWFATVVSAGVALWLLAFARNWALRGLAVVLLAAPHLIGAPEPDSFSGTVPPEIAALFAARALGVGLAAWVLLGAFAGYFWRREEAHDTARVGA from the coding sequence ATGTTCTCTAAATTTTTGACCAGCGCGTTGTTCGCTGGTGCTGTAGCTGGCTTGATTGCCGGTCTGCTACAGTTGGCATTCGTGCAGCCTGTTTTGCTGCATGCGGAGCTTTATGAGCGTGGAGAACTGTTGCATTTCGGGGCCGATCCGGTCACCGCGCATCCGGTGTTGCCGGGGTTTGATGCGGTTCGTGACGGGCTGAGCGTGATCTTCACGATGCTGACCTATACGGGCTATGGCTTGCTCCTGCTGGCGATGATGTCAGTGGCCGAGGGGCGCGGCGCGCAGATAGATGGGCGCATGGGGATGATCTGGGGCATTGCGGGCTTCGTCACATTCCACCTTGCCCCGGCCTTTACGCTTGCGCCCGAGGTTCCGGGCGTGGCGGCGGCAGAGGTGGGTGCGAGGCAGGTCTGGTGGTTTGCCACGGTCGTGTCGGCGGGGGTGGCGCTGTGGCTGCTTGCGTTTGCGCGCAATTGGGCGCTTCGGGGTCTGGCCGTGGTCTTGCTGGCAGCACCTCATTTGATCGGCGCGCCAGAGCCGGACAGCTTTAGTGGTACAGTGCCACCAGAAATCGCTGCCCTCTTCGCGGCGCGGGCCTTGGGCGTCGGTTTGGCCGCGTGGGTGTTGCTGGGCGCCTTCGCCGGTTATTTTTGGCGGCGGGAGGAGGCGCACGACACAGCGAGAGTCGGCGCATGA
- a CDS encoding CbtB domain-containing protein, which translates to MTTLTQVQGQSHGKLRADILPALFAAVLGLAIITLTGHVQASALHDAAHDVRHATGFPCH; encoded by the coding sequence ATGACTACACTGACCCAAGTTCAGGGCCAATCCCATGGCAAGTTGCGCGCTGATATATTGCCCGCGCTTTTCGCGGCAGTTCTGGGACTGGCGATTATTACCCTGACAGGCCACGTTCAGGCCTCGGCGTTGCATGACGCCGCCCACGATGTGCGTCACGCCACCGGCTTTCCCTGCCACTAA